In Nicotiana tabacum cultivar K326 chromosome 17, ASM71507v2, whole genome shotgun sequence, one DNA window encodes the following:
- the LOC107788339 gene encoding 2-succinylbenzoate--CoA ligase, chloroplastic/peroxisomal: MANYSKAHVCQCLSRLLTVRRNSTVMIMGERRKTGMEFVDGVLGLAHGLLQLGLKPGDVVAISALNSDLYLEWLLAVAYVGGITAPFNYRWSLEEARTALQVAKPTMLVHDATCNFWKFESYDDSVPSLRWQVLMDNPSVVNSTKLGLTTKQLKRSFKRHLVADYLWAPQEAAIICFTSGTTGRPKGVTISHSALVVQSLAKIAIVGYGEDDVYLHTAPLCHIGGISSALALLMAGGCHILLPKFEAKLAIESIEQHNVTSFITVPAMMSDVISFYRTKHTSVGSKSVRKVLNGAGGLSSDLIKNAIEIFPRAKILSAYGMTEACSSLTFMTLYDPTKESCVQNSCANSSNLSHKPDGICVGKPAPHIEIWIAGDDSSCIGRILTRGPHVMLGYWGQMPSKNSSPTDECWLDTGDIGHIDDCGNVWLIGRLKGRIKSGGENVYPEEVEAVLSQHPGISASVVIGLPDSRLTEMVIACIRLKDNWQWTDSSSNHPVNKKEHYLSSTLLQNFCRAKDLTGFKIPKNFVLWKNQFPVTTTGKLRRDQVRAELMSYRQLQPSRL, encoded by the exons ATGGCTAATTACTCGAAGGCCCACGTTTGCCAGTGTTTGAGCCGGCTGCTGACGGTTCGCCGGAACTCAACGGTGATGATAATGGGAGAAAGAAGGAAGACCGGCATGGAATTTGTTGACGGAGTATTGGGCCTGGCCCATGGGCTTCTTCAGCTGGGCCTTAAGCCCGGTGATGTAGTTGCCATTTCTGCTCTTAACAG TGATCTGTACTTGGAGTGGTTACTCGCAGTTGCGTATGTAGGAGGAATTACTGCACCTTTCAACTACCGTTGG AGCTTGGAAGAAGCAAGAACAGCTCTTCAGGTAGCAAAGCCAACAATGTTGGTCCACGATGCAACCTGTAATTTCTGGAAGTTCGAGTCCTATGATGATTCTGTACCTTCTCTGAGGTGGCAAGTGCTAATGGATAATCCTAGTGTAGTTAATAGCACTAAGCTTG GATTAACTACTAAACAGCTTAAAAGAAGTTTCAAAAGGCATTTAGTTGCAGACTACCTGTGGGCACCTCAGGAAGCTGCTATAATATGCTTTACCTCAG GAACCACCGGGCGGCCAAAGGGAGTTACCATAAGCCATTCAGCTTTGGTGGTGCAATCCCTTGCAAAAATTGCAATTGTTGGTTATGGTGAGGATGAT GTCTATTTACACACTGCACCATTGTGCCACATTGGTGGTATATCATCAGCCTTGGCCTTGTTAATGGCAGGAGGTTGTCATATTCTACTACCAAAGTTTGAAGCTAAATTGGCTATTGAATCCATAGAGCAGCATAATGTTACTTCTTTTATCACAGTTCCAGCTATGATGTCTGATGTAATCTCTTTTTATAG GACAAAGCACACATCTGTAGGGTCCAAATCTGTGAGGAAGGTTCTTAATGGAGCTGGGGGTCTTTCATCAGATCTTATCAAAAATGCGATTGAGATTTTCCCGAGGGCTAAAATTCTTTCAGCCTATG GAATGACCGAGGCATGTTCTTCTCTAACTTTCATGACTCTTTATGACCCGACGAAAGAGAGTTGTGTCCAGAATTCTTGTGCCAATAGCTCCAATTTGTCACATAAACCAGATGGTATCTGTGTTGGAAAGCCTGCTCCACATATTGAAATATGGATTGCTGGGGATGATTCATCTTGTATAGGGAGGATTTTGACACGAGGACCCCATGTAATGCTTGGATACTGGGGTCAAATGCCAAGCAAGAATTCTTCTCCAACTGATGAATGTTGGCTTGACACTGGTGATATAGGACATATAGATGATTGTGGAAATGTCTGGCTCATTGGGCGTTTGAAAGGTCGAATAAAGAGTGGGGGCGAGAATGTTTATCCGGAAGAG GTGGAAGCTGTCTTATCCCAACATCCAGGGATATCTGCTAGTGTTGTTATTGGGCTTCCCGACTCTCGCTTGACCGAGATGGTCATTGCCTGTATTAGGCTCAAAGACAATTGGCAGTGGACTGATTCCAGTTCTAATCATCCGGTTAACAAGAAGGAGCATTATCTGTCCAGCACTCTCCTCCAGAACTTCTGTAGAGCGAAAGATTTGACGGg GTTCAAAATACCCAAGAATTTTGTATTGTGGAAAAATCAATTTCCAGTGACAACAACAGGGAAATTAAGAAGAGATCAAGTCAGAGCAGAACTTATGTCTTATAGGCAGTTACAGCCCAGCAGACTATGA
- the LOC107788331 gene encoding caffeoylshikimate esterase-like, which yields MSHPIFQANENSPYGDLPREEFYKQQKIMHKESFMLNKQNMKIFTQSWQPESSNQLRGLVGMIHGYTSESSWLFELNAVTMAKAGFFVCALDLQGHGYSEGSPGYIPSIQPLVEDCIQYFDSACANHPKLPAFLYGESLGGAIATLICLRQKTVWKGLVLSGPMCGVSKKYKPVWPLEKLLPLAAFVAPSWRIVITKPPGSKSYKEGWKRKMVSKSPNHMASQKPPAATALELLKVCEYIQRNSHELEVPLLILQGGDDKVCDPEAAQLVYETAGSKDKTMKIFPGMWHQLIGEPNESVELVFNTMLSWLEVRADLAKI from the coding sequence ATGTCTCATCCAATTTTCCAAGCTAACGAGAACAGCCCTTACGGAGACCTTCCAAGAGAAGAGTTTTACAAGCAACAGAAAATCATGCATAAAGAAAGCTTCATGttaaacaaacaaaacatgaagaTATTCACACAATCTTGGCAGCCTGAATCAAGTAATCAGTTAAGAGGTCTTGTGGGCATGATTCATGGTTATACATCCGAAAGCAGCTGGCTTTTTGAGCTAAATGCAGTAACAATGGCGAAAGCCGGATTTTTCGTTTGTGCTCTTGACCTACAAGGTCACGGTTACTCAGAAGGCTCACCTGGCTACATTCCGAGTATTCAACCCTTAGTCGAAGACTGCATACAGTACTTCGACTCTGCTTGTGCCAATCACCCGAAGCTCCCTGCTTTCCTGTATGGTGAGTCATTAGGTGGTGCAATTGCTACACTTATATGTCTAAGGCAGAAGACTGTATGGAAAGGTCTAGTTTTAAGTGGACCAATGTGTGGAGTGTCAAAGAAATACAAACCTGTTTGGCCACTGGAGAAGCTACTACCATTGGCCGCCTTTGTAGCACCATCTTGGAGGATTGTGATCACCAAACCACCTGGATCTAAATCATACAAGGAGGGATGGAAGAGAAAAATGGTCTCAAAAAGTCCGAATCACATGGCTTCCCAGAAGCCACCAGCTGCCACTGCATTAGAGCTTCTGAAAGTCTGTGAATATATACAGAGGAACTCTCATGAACTAGAAGTCCCTTTGCTGATTCTTCAAGGTGGGGATGATAAGGTATGTGATCCTGAAGCTGCTCAACTTGTGTATGAAACAGCAGGAAGTAAAGATAAGACGATGAAGATTTTCCCAGGAATGTGGCACCAATTGATAGGTGAACCAAATGAAAGTGTGGAGCTTGTTTTCAACACTATGTTGTCATGGCTTGAGGTGAGAGCAGACTTGGCGAAAATCTAA